The DNA segment GATTTTAGGATTGGATGCGATAGTTTGGGTGTTGATTGCATCGTCAATGTTACTGGCGTTTGTGGTCTTACAAAATCTAATTAGTTTAAATATTTCTGAAAGAATAAGAGAAATTGCTACCTTAAAAGTACTGGGTTTTAGAAAGCGGGAGATAGAACGTTATGTCTTCCAAGAAAATATTTTATTAACTGCACTGGCTTCATTGGTTGGTTTACCAATTGGTATCTTATTGCATCGAGCTATTATGACAACCATACAGGTAGAAAATATTACCTTTCCAATTCAAATTCATTGGCTAAGCTTTGTGTATGCGTTCTTATGGACCGCTTTGTTTGGTCTTGTGGTAACCAGATGGATGCGTAAATATATTCATCGTATTGATATGGTAGAAAGTTTAAAGAGTTTAGAATGAATTATGTTTATATCTTAGAATGTGAGGATGGTAGCTTTTATACCGGATGGACAAGGGATATTGAGAAGCGTTTTACTTCCCATTGTTTAGGAAAAGGTGCAAAATACACTCGAAGCCATCCACCAAAAAGAATTGTGTATTGCGAAATACTGTCCAGCAAACAAGATGCAATGTCCAGGGAATGGCACATCAAACGATTAAGTCACCAAGCAAAAGAAGAATTGGTGCAATCGTATCAAAGAACAAACGAAAAGAGGAGGAAAAGTATGTCAAATTTAAAGTTTTACAAATGTGAAAATTGTGGAAAGATGATGGTTCAATTAAATTCTGAAGCAAGTGCTTGCCCAGCCGGAATGGTAGAACTAACCACCGCCAGCCAATCGGGAGCAGTTGAAAAACACCAGCCTGTTGTTACAGTGAATGGGAATCACTACAAAGTTCAGGTTGGTGAAGTAGCTCACGTTATGACTGAGGAACATTTGATTGAATCTATTGTTGTTGAATTTGTGAATGGATTTAGAGTATTTCATTTGGGCGTTGGTGCTAATCCGGAAGTTGAATTTGATAGTGAAGAAAAACCGGTAGCGGTATACGAGTATTGCAATTTACATGGTCTTTGGAAAGAGAGTTTATAAGAGAATGTGTGCTTCGGCACACATTTTTTATGGAAAGAATGAAAAAACAGCTATGGTTTGTGGTACTATTACTATAATTGAAAAGTGGAGAAAAGATGGAAAAGTTTAAGAAAAGTTGGTCTTTTTTTGGAAAGACAATTACCGTAGAAAATGGTGAAATCGCAAAACAAGCTGGTGGAGCTGTCATTGTTCGATATAATGACACGACAATTCTTTCCACCGCAACCGCTAGTTCGCAAGCGAAAGATACAGATTTCTTTCCGCTAACGGTTTTATATCAAGAAAAAATGTATGCGGCAGGTAAGATACCAGGTGGTTTCTTAAGAAGGGAAGGACGTCCAAGCGAACATGCGACCTTAACAGCACGTTTGATTGACCGTCCCATTCGTCCTTTATTTGCGGAAGGTTTCCGTAATGAAGTACAAGTTGTTAATACTGTTTTATCCAATGATCCAGATGCAAGTAGTGAAATGGCATCCTTATTTGGTTCTTCTTTAGCTTTATGTGTATCTGATATTCCTTTTAATGGACCAGTGGCAGGTGTGCAAGTGGTTCGTGTTAATGGTGAATTTTTAATCAATCCAAGCATGGAAGAAAACGCGAAAGGGGATTTACATCTAACCGTTGCCGGTACAAAACAAGCTATCAATATGGTTGAAGCAGGAGCAAAGGAAGTTTCAGAAGAAACAATGTTAGCAGCCCTACAAGCAGGTCATGATGCAATTAAGATTCTTTGTGAAATTCAAGAAGAAGTTATCGCAGCTTGTGCAAAGGAAAAGATGGAAGTAACTCTATATGAGATTGATCAAAAGATTAAAGCTTATATAGATGAACATGGTGCTAAGCATATTCAAGAAGCTGTTTCAATCAAAGGAAAATTAGAACGCTATTCAACGATTGATTCCTTAATTGAAGAAATGGTTCAAGCCGTTTCTGAATGGGATTATGAGACAGAAGTGGATAAGAATAAAGCAATGAAACAAGCCCATGAATATGGCGTGGAGATTGAAGCTAATGAAGTTCGCCGCTTGATTTCCGAAGATAAAGTGCGCCCTGATGGTCGTGCCTTAGATGAATTACGTCCTTTAGACAGTCAGGTGGATTTATTGCCTAGAGTCCATGGTTCAGCTTTATTTACCCGTGGTGAAACACAAGTTCTTTCGGTTACAACTTTAGGACCTTTAAGTGATGCACAAATGATGGATGATTTAGGTATTGAAGAAGAAAAGAGATTTATGCACCAATATAATTTCCCACCCTTCTCAGTTGGGGAAGTTGGTCGTATGGGTTCTCCGGGGCGTCGTGAAATTGGTCATGGTGCTTTAGGGGAAAGAGCCTTAGCTCAAGTTTTACCAAGCGAAGAAGAATTTCCTTATGCGATTCGTACATCAGCCGAGGTATTGGAATCCAATGGTTCTTCCTCACAAGCTTCGATTTGTGCGGGTACGATGTCTTTAATGGCTGCTGGTGTACCAATTAAAGCCATGGTAGCTGGGGTTGCGATGGGACTTATCACCGTAGGTGATACGTATTCAGTATTAACCGATATTCAAGGCATGGAAGACCATTATGGTGATATGGATTTTAAGGTAGCTGGTACGCGTGATGGAATCACGGCATTACAAATGGATATTAAAGTAACCGGTATTTCACAAGATATTTTAAGAGAAGCTTTAGCCCAAGCTTATAAAGGTCGTATGCAGATATTGGACAACATGGAAGCGTGTATTAGTGAGCCAAGAGCGGATGTATCGAAGTGGGCGCCTAAGATGGATCGTCTAATCATTCCTGAGGATAAGATTCGTATCGTTATTGGTAAAGGTGGCGAAATGATTGATAAGATTATCGCAACTTGTAACGATGTTAAGATTGATATTGAAGATGATGGATCTTGCGTCATTTACCACATGAACCGTGAAATGATTAATAAAGCGAAAGAAATGATTGAAAACTTAATCAAGGAAGCGAAAGTTGGTGAAGTTTATGAAGCAACGGTTACAGATGTTCGTGAAAGCTTTGCATTTGTGAACTTATTTGGTAATGTGGATGCTTTATTGCATGTATCACAATTAGCTTGGGAACGGGTTGAAAATATCAAAGATAAAGTGCATGTTGGTGATCATATTCAAGTCAAGGTCATTCAAGTAGACGATGCTGGCAAAGTGAAGGTTTCAGCGAAGGAACTTTTAGAAAAACCAGAAGGTTATGTTGAGCCACAACGTAAGCCATTTAAATCACAAAAATCAGAAGGTGAAACACGCGTCTTTAGAAAGAAGAAAGAAGAAGAGAAGGTTTAACCTTCTCTTTTATCAAGAGGGAATTTATGGCAAGAATGCGAACAAAAAAATGGGCAATGCCTTGGATTGAAGAACATGGTGATTTAATTCTTCAAGATCCTCGCCCTTTAAAGGGAAAATGGAAAGAAAAACTACATAGTCAAAAACTACATTTAGAAATAGGATCAGGAAAAGGTGCCTATTTAAATCAAATGGCAACTTTATACCCCAATGATGCTTGGGTAGGAATTGAAAAAGAAGTGGCGGCGATTGCGATGGCTGCTCGTTATAGTTATGAAGAAAATCCAAATTCTTTTAATAATAAAGTTTTTGTGCTAGGCGATGCGGATCAAGTACTAAATTGGTTTGAAGCAAAGGAAATTCATAGTTTACACTTAAATTTCTCAGATCCTTGGCCTAAAAAATACACACATAAAAGAAGATTAAGCTCACAAAAATTCTTAGAACGTTACCAAGTTATCTTGGAAGATGATGGTGAAATCATTATGAAAACGGATAATAAAGGTTTATTTGAGGACAGCTTGGTGTATTTCAATGAATCTGGCTTTCTTTTAAAAGAAGTATCGGTAGACTATCGAAGAAATCAACATCCAGAAGATGCGATTACAGAATACGAACAACGTTTTATGGATTTAGGACAGCCGATTTATCACTGTATTGTGCAGAAAAATAAGTTAGAATAAGAGTATGAAAAAGTTGCTCTTATTTTTACTGACCTGTGTTTTGCTTGGCTGTTCTTCAAACATTCATTGGCAACAAAAAATACCGGTTTTAACAAGTTCCAACAGTAATGTATTCCAAAAGAGCTACCACTTTTATATACCAAGTTCAATAGGACGTTTTGAAAGCAATGGGGATAGTTATGTTCTGGATTATCAGGGTACAAAGTTTCAAATGACCTTTAATCTTTCAACAGTGTTATTTGATTATAAAGAACCATTCTTGAAGAAGCCGCAGTTTAAAGGGGAATATATAGATGTTCATCAGGACAAACAAATGTATTTGGTTTCTTATGAAAAGCTTGAAAATCAAAAGTATTATTTGATTTATGAAAGCCCGGCTTTTATTGGTACAAGTATTTGTGAAAAGGTTGAAATGGCTGCCATTGTAAGGACGATGGTGCAGATTTCACAAAGTTTACAGGTGGATAAAAAGACCTTGCAAGAACAGTTTGTAAAGATTGACCGTAAAAAATACATAGCCGATGCGATTCCTTTTTTTGAAAAGAAAGTCGCAAAAGAAGGGCGTATTGAAGATTTATTTAGCAATAACTTAGAGGAAAGTGAAAAGAAGATGGTTGAGCATAAAGGTGATTGATTTTCTTTTACAACTTTTTAAATATAGACTAAAATAGTAAAGTACATAGGAAGGGCTGAAAATTCTATGATTAAGAAGATACAAAATTTATTATTTGAAGATGAAATACCGGAAGAATTAGAAAATGAGACGGTTGAGAAGGAAGAAGAAAAAGCAAGTGTTGTGGAAAAGATAGCGGAACCAATCGCACCAGTTCAAGAAAAGAAAGTGGTAACACCGGTTGTTCCGGTAGAAGAAGAAAAAATTGTTGAAACACCAAAGCCATCTTTTCCTAACATCACAATTGATGATAAGAAAGCTAGTGCACCGGCAAAACGTATGAAAAAAGAAAGTCGTAAGGTGAGTGAAACAAAATCTTTTGATTACAAATTTCAACCTGTCATTAGTCCTATTTTTGGTGCAAATGAAAAGGATGTTGATGCCTTGAAATCAACTGCTTCAAAACTAAATGAGAAAGAAAAGAAGAAGCATATGGAGAATGTGACAACGATTCTTTCACCAATGTGGGGTAGTGAAGGAAATAATCCTATTCACAATGTTAAAGAAGAAGTGAAGGAAACACCTTCGAGTGTGTTATTAAATGATTCCCAAATCGATGATGAAATTCCTGAGTTCTCCTTGGATGATATTTTAAATGAGCGTGATAAGGTTTATGGCAAAGTATCGGCAGGGGATACAATGTATGATAGTGAAAGTGGTGTTTTTCCGCAATTAAATTTATTTGATGATGAGCTGGAAGATGCAGAAGATTCCACAACGGTTATTAAAAAAACGATGAAGCATTAAGGTATTTAAAGAGGATGAGATGAAGTACAGCTCCAAAAGTTAGTTTGATGGTCAACTTTTGGGGTTCAGTTCAGAGTATCCTCTTTTTTAATTGAATCTTTGAAAATGTTTTAATGATTTTCATTACATTTAATTGAAAGTGTTTACAAATATCTTTATAATATTAAATAGAGGTAGACTATATGGATGCATTATTGAATGATTTACAACTAGTATGTGCAAAATTACTACCTGTTTTAGGGGTAGTGGTTTTGGTATTTATCTGTATGGTTTTAAAGCGGTTGATTACCTTATTAGAATCCATCAATAAAACAGTGAACCAATTAGAACCGACAATGAAGTTGGTGGATGAAAGTCTTGAAAAAGTACAAGCTCCTTTGGACACAACTGTTAAGTATTCTAAGAGCTTAGATTCTATTCATGATAAGGTATCTTCAGCTGTATCAAAAGCAAGTAAAGCGGTTAGTGACAATTTGAAAAAGAAAAAAGAGGAGGGAGATTTAAATGACAAATAAGAATGAAAACTATGATGATTCTTTTGAAAACATCGAAAAAACGGTTGAAGACCTAAAAAAGAAGTTACAGCAGTTAGAGGAAGAAAAAGCAGAATCTTTCGAGGAAGATGATGTTCCAAGGGAAGTGAATTTGTTTGAAGAAATGAAACAAAACACAAAGGAATTAAAGGAAGAAACGTTTCAAAAAGTCGAAGACTTAGAAAAAAAGATAGCCGACAATGAACAATTCCAAAAGACGCTAGCTTACATCAAAGAACATGCGCGTAAAAGTCGTCAAAAATTATCGAATACTTGGGATGACGTTCAATCGAGTGAACAATGGAAAACTTTATCAGCTAAGGCAAAAGAGGGTAAAGAACAATTTGGAAAAAAGGTTCTGCCTAAAGTGGAAGAAGGCGCTAAAATCATTTTTGATAAATCAAGAGAAGTCATCCAAAGTGATTTTGTTCAAGATACTTTTACAAAGGTTAAAGAAGTTGGCGAAACAATTTGGCATAAAATCCAAGATGAAATAAATGATAAGAAATAGGGTTTGAATATGAAACGTGTAACAATTTATGATGTCGCTCGTGAAGCGAATGTGTCCTTAGCAACGGTATCTCGTGTTATCAATGGTTCAAATGTGGTGAAAGCACCAACGCGTGAAAGGGTTGAAAATGCGGTTGAAAAGCTAGGTTATAAGCCAAATGCGATTGCGCAAGGCTTAGCTCTACAGAAAACAACAACAATTGGTTTGGTTGTTCCAGAAGCTTCTTTCACGTATACTGGTCAAATTATCAACGGTTTAATCGATGTCGCTAAGATTTATAATTACAACATTATGTTGCATACGATTACAGATGGTATTACGGATTTGAATTCAGTGGTGGAAGATATTATTAAATCCCATGTAGATGGGGTGATTATTTTCAATGATAAATTAAGAGCCGGTGATATGGTTGCTTTAAATCGCTATAATATTCCTGTCGTTGTGATTGGCAACAAAATTGAAGCGAAAGATGTATGTTCAGTTTATGTAAATATTGAAAAAGCTATTTATGAACTGGTGATGAAGTATCTTGAAGAAGGTAAGGAAAATATTGCAATTTTAGAAGATCGCAAAAATCCACAACAATATCAGCATATCTTACAAGGAGCAAAGAAGGCTTTTGTTTCTAAGGGTAAGGAATTTAATGGTCAGTTG comes from the Bulleidia sp. zg-1006 genome and includes:
- a CDS encoding GIY-YIG nuclease family protein; this encodes MNYVYILECEDGSFYTGWTRDIEKRFTSHCLGKGAKYTRSHPPKRIVYCEILSSKQDAMSREWHIKRLSHQAKEELVQSYQRTNEKRRKSMSNLKFYKCENCGKMMVQLNSEASACPAGMVELTTASQSGAVEKHQPVVTVNGNHYKVQVGEVAHVMTEEHLIESIVVEFVNGFRVFHLGVGANPEVEFDSEEKPVAVYEYCNLHGLWKESL
- the pnp gene encoding polyribonucleotide nucleotidyltransferase encodes the protein MEKFKKSWSFFGKTITVENGEIAKQAGGAVIVRYNDTTILSTATASSQAKDTDFFPLTVLYQEKMYAAGKIPGGFLRREGRPSEHATLTARLIDRPIRPLFAEGFRNEVQVVNTVLSNDPDASSEMASLFGSSLALCVSDIPFNGPVAGVQVVRVNGEFLINPSMEENAKGDLHLTVAGTKQAINMVEAGAKEVSEETMLAALQAGHDAIKILCEIQEEVIAACAKEKMEVTLYEIDQKIKAYIDEHGAKHIQEAVSIKGKLERYSTIDSLIEEMVQAVSEWDYETEVDKNKAMKQAHEYGVEIEANEVRRLISEDKVRPDGRALDELRPLDSQVDLLPRVHGSALFTRGETQVLSVTTLGPLSDAQMMDDLGIEEEKRFMHQYNFPPFSVGEVGRMGSPGRREIGHGALGERALAQVLPSEEEFPYAIRTSAEVLESNGSSSQASICAGTMSLMAAGVPIKAMVAGVAMGLITVGDTYSVLTDIQGMEDHYGDMDFKVAGTRDGITALQMDIKVTGISQDILREALAQAYKGRMQILDNMEACISEPRADVSKWAPKMDRLIIPEDKIRIVIGKGGEMIDKIIATCNDVKIDIEDDGSCVIYHMNREMINKAKEMIENLIKEAKVGEVYEATVTDVRESFAFVNLFGNVDALLHVSQLAWERVENIKDKVHVGDHIQVKVIQVDDAGKVKVSAKELLEKPEGYVEPQRKPFKSQKSEGETRVFRKKKEEEKV
- the trmB gene encoding tRNA (guanosine(46)-N7)-methyltransferase TrmB, producing the protein MARMRTKKWAMPWIEEHGDLILQDPRPLKGKWKEKLHSQKLHLEIGSGKGAYLNQMATLYPNDAWVGIEKEVAAIAMAARYSYEENPNSFNNKVFVLGDADQVLNWFEAKEIHSLHLNFSDPWPKKYTHKRRLSSQKFLERYQVILEDDGEIIMKTDNKGLFEDSLVYFNESGFLLKEVSVDYRRNQHPEDAITEYEQRFMDLGQPIYHCIVQKNKLE
- a CDS encoding LacI family DNA-binding transcriptional regulator, translating into MKRVTIYDVAREANVSLATVSRVINGSNVVKAPTRERVENAVEKLGYKPNAIAQGLALQKTTTIGLVVPEASFTYTGQIINGLIDVAKIYNYNIMLHTITDGITDLNSVVEDIIKSHVDGVIIFNDKLRAGDMVALNRYNIPVVVIGNKIEAKDVCSVYVNIEKAIYELVMKYLEEGKENIAILEDRKNPQQYQHILQGAKKAFVSKGKEFNGQLNLPAGTRTSYGFLKDWLKNHRYDLMIGYRDSQAMAIINAARENNISVPEDMEVVCILDTKYNTIMRPQVSSFSIPSYDLGAVSMRMMTKMLQRNENEDREDSIELSYLFTSRQSTKE